The following proteins are encoded in a genomic region of Bacillus sp. FJAT-22090:
- a CDS encoding ribosomal L7Ae/L30e/S12e/Gadd45 family protein yields MSYEKVKQAKKTIIGTKQTVKAMKQGLVKEVYIALDVEERIIELAVAIAQETNVPIYYVESKVDLGKACGLRIGASVVAIAV; encoded by the coding sequence ATGTCTTATGAAAAAGTGAAACAAGCAAAAAAAACAATCATAGGTACAAAGCAAACAGTAAAAGCAATGAAACAAGGGCTTGTCAAAGAAGTTTATATTGCACTAGATGTAGAGGAAAGAATCATTGAACTTGCAGTAGCGATCGCACAAGAAACCAATGTTCCTATCTACTACGTCGAGTCTAAAGTAGATCTTGGCAAAGCATGTGGATTGCGCATAGGCGCATCCGTAGTAGCTATTGCTGTGTAA
- the rpoC gene encoding DNA-directed RNA polymerase subunit beta' codes for MIDVNNFEYMKIGLASPDKIRSWSYGEVKKPETINYRTLKPEKDGLFCERIFGPTKDWECHCGKYKRVRYKGVVCDRCGVEVTRAKVRRERMGHIELAAPVSHIWYFKGIPSRMGLILDMSPRSLEEVIYFASYVVIEPADTPLEKKQLLSEKEYRAYRDKFGTKFQAAMGAEAIKRLLQEIDLESETENLKEELKTAQGQRRTRAIKRLEVVESFRNSGNKPDWMILDVLPVIPPELRPMVQLDGGRFATSDLNDLYRRVINRNNRLKRLLDLGAPSIIVQNEKRMLQEAVDALIDNGRRGRPVTGPGNRPLKSLSHMLKGKQGRFRQNLLGKRVDYSGRSVIVVGPNLKMYQCGLPKEMAIELFKPFVMKELVERGLAHNIKSAKRKIERMHTEVWDVLEDVIKEHPVLLNRAPTLHRLGIQAFEPTLVEGRAIRLHPLVCTAYNADFDGDQMAVHVPLSAEAQAEARLLMLAAQNILNPKDGKPVVTPSQDMVLGNYYLTLERKGATGEGSTFYGPQEVLIAYNTGHVHLHTRIAIAASSLNNQTFTEEQNKMLLLTTVGKVIFNEILPETFPYINEPTDFNLQIETPEKYFVSTTTDVKKHIESMELVQPFKKKILGNIIAEVFKRFHITETSKMLDRMKALGFKYSTKAGITIGISDIVVLPDKGEILEEAQGKVDKVMKQFRRGLITEEERYASVIGHWSKAKEVIQDKLMKSLDNMNPIFMMSDSGARGNASNFTQLAGMRGLMANPAGRIIELPIKSSFREGLTVLEYFISTHGARKGLADTALKTADSGYLTRRLVDVAQDVIVREDDCGTDRGLLIGSLMEGTEVIEEFGERIVGRHTKKTIYHPTTNEVILARDGLITQDIARLIEEAGIEELTIRSAFTCNTKHGVCKKCYGLNLATGDTVEVGEAVGIIAAQSIGEPGTQLTMRTFHTGGVAGDDITQGLPRIQEIFEARNPKGQAVISEITGIVTEIDEIREGQKEITIQGNVETRKYLAPYNARLKVQVNDAIQRGQVLTEGSVDPKELLKVKDVSTVQEYLLKEVQKVYRMQGVEIGDKHIEVMVRQMLRKVRVIEAGETDLLPGSLLDIHQFADANKEAVLNGKIPATCRPVILGITKASLETESFLSAASFQETTRVLTDAAIKGKRDELLGLKENVIIGKLVPAGTGMQRYRQIEITTNQADKGKEAVSAE; via the coding sequence TTGATAGATGTTAATAATTTTGAGTATATGAAAATTGGTTTAGCTTCACCTGATAAAATTCGTTCATGGTCTTACGGGGAAGTAAAAAAACCAGAAACAATCAACTATCGAACACTAAAGCCGGAAAAAGACGGGCTATTTTGTGAACGTATTTTTGGTCCTACAAAAGACTGGGAATGTCACTGTGGTAAATACAAACGAGTTCGTTACAAAGGTGTAGTATGTGATCGATGTGGAGTGGAAGTAACACGTGCAAAAGTACGTCGTGAACGCATGGGACATATCGAATTAGCTGCACCAGTTTCACATATTTGGTATTTCAAAGGTATTCCGAGCCGTATGGGTCTAATTTTGGATATGTCTCCAAGATCACTTGAAGAGGTAATTTATTTTGCTTCTTATGTAGTAATCGAACCTGCGGATACACCACTTGAAAAGAAACAATTACTTTCTGAAAAAGAATATCGTGCATACCGTGATAAGTTTGGGACGAAATTCCAAGCTGCAATGGGTGCAGAAGCGATTAAACGTCTACTTCAAGAGATTGATTTAGAAAGTGAAACAGAAAACTTAAAAGAAGAGTTGAAAACTGCTCAAGGTCAACGTCGTACTCGTGCAATTAAACGTTTAGAAGTAGTGGAATCTTTCCGTAATTCTGGCAACAAACCAGATTGGATGATTCTAGATGTACTTCCGGTAATTCCACCAGAATTACGTCCAATGGTTCAATTAGATGGTGGACGTTTTGCTACATCTGACTTAAACGATTTGTACCGTCGAGTAATCAACCGTAATAACCGTTTAAAACGTTTGTTGGATCTTGGTGCTCCAAGCATCATCGTGCAGAACGAAAAACGTATGTTACAAGAAGCTGTAGATGCATTGATTGATAATGGTCGTCGTGGCCGTCCTGTTACAGGTCCTGGTAACCGTCCATTGAAATCACTTTCTCATATGCTAAAAGGGAAACAAGGTCGTTTCCGTCAAAACTTACTTGGTAAACGTGTAGACTATTCTGGTCGTTCGGTTATCGTAGTAGGTCCAAACTTAAAAATGTATCAATGTGGTCTTCCAAAAGAAATGGCTATCGAACTATTCAAACCATTTGTTATGAAAGAATTAGTTGAACGTGGGTTAGCTCACAACATTAAGAGTGCAAAGCGTAAAATTGAAAGAATGCACACAGAAGTTTGGGATGTACTAGAAGATGTAATTAAGGAGCATCCGGTTTTATTAAACCGCGCACCTACTCTTCACCGTCTAGGTATTCAAGCATTTGAACCAACATTAGTAGAAGGCCGTGCTATTCGTCTTCACCCTCTAGTATGTACAGCATATAATGCTGACTTCGATGGTGACCAAATGGCTGTTCACGTTCCTTTATCAGCAGAAGCTCAAGCGGAAGCTCGTTTACTAATGCTTGCAGCACAAAACATTTTGAACCCGAAAGATGGAAAACCTGTTGTTACACCATCTCAAGATATGGTATTAGGAAACTATTACTTAACACTTGAGCGTAAAGGTGCTACTGGAGAAGGTTCAACTTTCTATGGTCCACAAGAAGTTCTAATTGCATACAATACTGGTCATGTGCATTTGCATACACGTATTGCAATCGCTGCATCATCACTAAATAACCAAACGTTTACGGAAGAACAAAACAAAATGTTATTATTAACGACTGTTGGTAAAGTAATTTTTAATGAAATACTACCAGAAACGTTCCCGTATATTAACGAACCTACGGATTTCAATTTACAAATTGAAACTCCTGAAAAATACTTTGTTTCTACAACTACTGATGTGAAGAAACATATTGAATCTATGGAACTTGTTCAACCATTTAAGAAAAAAATCCTTGGAAATATCATTGCTGAAGTATTTAAACGTTTCCATATCACGGAAACTTCTAAAATGCTTGACCGTATGAAGGCGCTAGGATTTAAATATTCTACTAAAGCTGGAATTACAATTGGTATTTCTGATATTGTCGTACTTCCAGACAAAGGTGAAATTCTTGAAGAAGCACAAGGTAAAGTGGATAAAGTAATGAAACAATTCCGCCGTGGTCTTATCACGGAAGAAGAACGCTATGCTAGCGTTATCGGACATTGGAGTAAAGCAAAAGAAGTTATTCAAGATAAACTGATGAAATCACTTGATAATATGAACCCTATCTTCATGATGAGTGACTCAGGTGCCCGTGGTAACGCATCTAACTTCACCCAACTTGCGGGTATGCGTGGACTGATGGCCAACCCGGCTGGACGTATTATCGAACTTCCGATTAAATCATCTTTCCGTGAAGGATTAACGGTACTTGAATACTTCATCTCAACACACGGTGCTCGTAAAGGTCTTGCCGATACAGCGCTTAAAACTGCCGATTCTGGTTACCTGACTCGTCGTCTAGTAGACGTTGCACAAGATGTAATTGTTCGAGAAGATGACTGTGGAACAGATCGTGGTTTACTAATAGGTTCATTGATGGAAGGTACAGAAGTTATTGAGGAGTTTGGCGAACGTATTGTTGGTCGTCATACGAAGAAAACTATTTACCATCCAACTACAAATGAAGTTATTTTAGCAAGAGACGGACTTATTACTCAAGATATCGCTCGTCTAATTGAAGAAGCAGGTATCGAAGAGTTAACAATCCGTTCAGCATTTACATGTAATACAAAACATGGTGTATGTAAAAAATGTTACGGCTTAAACTTAGCAACTGGAGATACGGTAGAAGTTGGGGAAGCGGTAGGTATTATTGCAGCTCAATCAATCGGAGAACCAGGTACTCAGTTAACGATGCGTACATTCCATACAGGTGGGGTTGCTGGAGACGATATTACACAAGGTCTTCCACGTATCCAAGAGATTTTTGAAGCTCGTAATCCTAAAGGTCAAGCTGTTATTTCTGAAATTACAGGTATTGTTACTGAAATTGATGAAATTAGAGAAGGTCAAAAAGAAATTACAATTCAAGGTAATGTAGAAACTCGTAAATATTTAGCTCCGTACAATGCTCGTTTGAAAGTTCAAGTAAACGATGCAATTCAACGCGGACAGGTATTAACAGAAGGTTCTGTAGATCCAAAAGAATTGTTGAAAGTAAAAGATGTTTCTACTGTTCAAGAGTACTTACTAAAAGAAGTACAAAAAGTTTACCGTATGCAAGGGGTAGAAATCGGAGACAAACACATCGAAGTAATGGTTCGCCAAATGCTTCGTAAAGTTCGCGTAATCGAGGCTGGAGAGACAGATCTATTACCAGGTTCATTACTCGATATCCATCAATTTGCAGATGCAAATAAAGAAGCAGTGTTGAACGGGAAAATTCCTGCAACTTGCCGCCCAGTTATTCTTGGTATTACTAAAGCTTCTCTTGAAACAGAATCATTCTTATCTGCAGCGTCATTCCAAGAAACGACTCGTGTCTTAACAGATGCAGCAATCAAAGGAAAACGTGATGAGTTATTAGGATTAAAAGAAAACGTAATTATCGGGAAACTAGTTCCAGCTGGTACAGGTATGCAACGTTATCGCCAAATCGAAATCACTACTAATCAAGCAGACAAAGGTAAAGAAGCAGTAAGCGCTGAATAA
- the fusA gene encoding elongation factor G produces the protein MAREFSLEKTRNIGIMAHIDAGKTTTTERILYYTGKIHKIGETHEGASQMDWMEQEQERGITITSAATTAAWDNHRVNIIDTPGHVDFTVEVERSLRVLDGAVTVLDAQSGVEPQTETVWRQATTYGVPRIVFVNKMDKTGADFLYSVGTLRDRLQANAHPIQLPIGSEDQFSGIIDLVTMKATVYGNDLGTDIQEVEIPEEYRAQAEEYREKLVEAVAELDEDLMEKYLGGEEVTNEELVNGIRKGTLNVEFYPVVCGTAFKNKGVQKVLDAVVAYLPSPLDIPAMKGIDPDSEEEVERHSDDSEPFSALAFKVMTDPYVGKLTFFRVYSGTLQSGSYVQNSTKGKRERVGRILQMHANSREEISQVYAGDIAAAVGLKDTTTGDTLCDEKALVILESMEFPEPVISLSVEPKTKADQDKMGQALQKLAEEDPTFRVHTDQETGQVIIAGMGELHLDILVDRMRREFKVEANVGAPQVSYRETFRNSAQVEGKFVRQSGGRGQFGHVWIEFSPNEEGKGFEFENAIVGGVVPREYIPAVEAGLRDSLDNGVLAGFPLIDIKAKLFDGSYHDVDSNEMAFKIAASMALKNAVSKVNPVLLEPIMKVEVVIPEEYLGDIMGDITSRRGRVEGMDARGNAQVVRAMVPLAEMFGYATSLRSNTQGRGVFSMVFDHYEDVPKSISEEIIKKHKGE, from the coding sequence ATGGCTAGAGAGTTCTCCTTAGAAAAAACACGTAATATCGGTATCATGGCTCACATCGATGCTGGTAAAACGACTACTACGGAGCGTATTCTTTATTACACTGGTAAAATCCACAAAATTGGTGAAACGCATGAAGGTGCATCACAAATGGACTGGATGGAGCAAGAACAAGAACGTGGTATTACAATCACTTCTGCTGCAACGACAGCTGCTTGGGACAACCACCGTGTAAACATTATCGATACACCAGGACACGTAGACTTCACTGTTGAAGTTGAACGTTCTCTTCGAGTACTTGATGGTGCGGTAACAGTACTAGATGCTCAATCTGGTGTTGAACCACAAACTGAAACAGTATGGCGCCAAGCTACAACTTACGGCGTACCACGTATTGTATTTGTTAACAAAATGGATAAAACGGGAGCAGATTTCCTATATTCTGTAGGAACTCTTCGTGACCGTTTACAAGCTAACGCTCATCCAATCCAATTACCAATTGGTTCAGAGGACCAATTCAGTGGAATTATCGATTTAGTAACGATGAAAGCTACTGTGTATGGTAATGACTTAGGAACTGATATCCAAGAAGTAGAGATTCCAGAAGAATATAGAGCTCAAGCTGAAGAGTACCGTGAAAAATTAGTTGAAGCGGTTGCTGAACTTGATGAAGATCTAATGGAAAAATATCTTGGTGGAGAAGAAGTTACGAACGAAGAATTAGTTAACGGTATCCGTAAAGGTACTCTTAACGTAGAATTCTATCCAGTAGTATGTGGTACTGCATTTAAAAACAAAGGTGTTCAAAAAGTTCTTGACGCTGTTGTTGCATACCTTCCATCACCACTAGATATCCCTGCTATGAAAGGTATTGATCCTGATTCTGAAGAGGAAGTAGAACGTCATTCAGATGATTCAGAGCCATTCTCTGCATTAGCATTTAAAGTAATGACTGACCCTTATGTTGGTAAACTAACATTCTTCCGTGTATATTCTGGTACACTTCAATCAGGTTCTTATGTGCAAAACTCTACTAAAGGTAAGCGTGAGCGTGTAGGACGTATTCTACAAATGCATGCTAACTCTCGTGAAGAGATTTCACAAGTATATGCTGGAGATATCGCGGCTGCTGTAGGATTAAAAGATACAACTACTGGTGATACACTGTGTGATGAAAAGGCTCTAGTTATTCTAGAATCTATGGAATTCCCAGAACCAGTTATTTCTTTATCAGTTGAACCTAAAACAAAAGCTGACCAAGATAAAATGGGTCAAGCATTACAAAAACTTGCTGAAGAAGATCCAACATTCCGCGTGCACACTGACCAAGAAACTGGTCAGGTTATCATCGCAGGTATGGGTGAACTTCACCTTGATATCTTAGTTGACCGTATGCGTCGTGAATTTAAAGTTGAAGCTAACGTAGGTGCTCCTCAAGTATCTTATCGTGAGACTTTCCGTAATTCTGCACAAGTTGAAGGTAAATTTGTACGTCAATCTGGTGGTCGCGGACAATTCGGACACGTTTGGATTGAGTTCTCTCCAAACGAAGAAGGAAAAGGCTTTGAATTTGAAAACGCAATCGTTGGTGGGGTAGTACCACGTGAATATATTCCAGCTGTTGAAGCAGGTCTTCGTGACTCGCTTGACAATGGGGTTCTTGCAGGCTTCCCATTAATCGATATTAAAGCTAAATTATTCGACGGATCATATCATGATGTTGACTCGAATGAGATGGCATTTAAAATTGCGGCATCTATGGCATTGAAAAATGCTGTATCTAAGGTAAACCCAGTTCTACTTGAGCCAATCATGAAAGTAGAAGTTGTTATTCCTGAAGAATATTTAGGAGACATTATGGGTGATATCACGTCTCGTCGTGGTCGTGTTGAAGGTATGGATGCTCGTGGTAATGCACAAGTAGTTCGTGCAATGGTTCCACTTGCTGAAATGTTCGGATATGCAACGTCTTTACGTTCTAATACGCAAGGACGCGGAGTATTCTCAATGGTGTTCGATCACTATGAAGATGTTCCAAAATCAATTTCGGAAGAAATTATTAAAAAACATAAAGGTGAATAA
- the rpsG gene encoding 30S ribosomal protein S7 has product MPRKGPVSKRDVLPDPIYNSKLVTRLINKMMIDGKRGTSQKILYGAFDLVKERSGKDALEVFEAALNNVMPVLEVRARRVGGANYQVPVEVRPDRRSTLGLRYLVNYSRLRGEKTMEERLANEILDASNNTGASVKKREDMHKMAEANKAFAHYRW; this is encoded by the coding sequence ATGCCTCGTAAAGGTCCTGTTTCCAAACGTGACGTGTTACCAGATCCAATTTATAACTCAAAACTAGTAACTCGTTTAATCAACAAAATGATGATTGATGGTAAAAGAGGTACTTCTCAAAAAATTCTATACGGAGCGTTTGATCTTGTAAAAGAACGTTCTGGTAAAGACGCTTTAGAAGTATTTGAAGCTGCACTAAACAATGTTATGCCAGTTCTTGAAGTACGTGCTCGTCGTGTTGGTGGTGCAAACTACCAAGTACCGGTTGAAGTACGTCCTGACCGTCGTTCAACACTAGGTCTTCGCTACTTAGTAAACTATTCACGTCTTCGTGGAGAAAAAACGATGGAAGAACGTTTAGCTAACGAAATTCTTGATGCATCTAACAACACTGGTGCTTCTGTTAAGAAACGTGAAGATATGCACAAAATGGCTGAAGCTAACAAAGCATTTGCACACTATCGTTGGTAA
- the rpoB gene encoding DNA-directed RNA polymerase subunit beta, with the protein MTGQLVQYGQHRHRRSFARISEVLELPNLIEIQTASYEWFLEEGLREMFRDISPIEDFTGNLSLEFVDYSLNDPKYSVDESKERDATYAAPLRVKVRLHNKETDEVKEQDVFMGDFPLMTETGTFVINGAERVIVSQLVRSPSVYFHDKTDKNGKKGFGATVIPNRGAWLEYEIDAKDVVYVRIDRTRKLPVTVLLRALGFGSDQEIIDLIGDNEYLRNTLEKDNTETTEKALLEIYERLRPGEPPTVESAKSLLYSRFFDPKRYDLANVGRYKMNKKLHIKNRLFNQTIAETLVDPETGEILVEAGTLIDRRVLDRLIPHLENGIGFRTLSQVGGVLEDDITIQSIKIYAPNDEEQKEINVISNAYVENEVKNITPADIVSSIGYFFNLLFNVGNTDDIDHLGNRRLRSVGELLQNQFRIGLSRMERVVRERMSINDTQSIVPQQLINIRPVIASIKEFFGSSQLSQFMDQTNPLAELTHKRRLSALGPGGLTRERAGFEVRDVHYSHYGRMCPIETPEGPNIGLINSLSSFAKVNKFGFIETPYRRVDPETGLVTSRIDYLTADEEDNYVVAQANSLLTDEGAFAKEEVVGRFRGDNTVFRREQIDYMDVSPKQVVSAATACIPFLENDDSNRALMGANMQRQAVPLLNPEAPFVGTGMEHVNARDSGAAVIAKYHGIVEHVEAKEIRVRRIEEVDGKEVKGDLTSYKVHKFERSNHGTSINQRPIVKVGDRVKPLDILADGPSMEKGELALGRNVLVAFMTWDGYNYEDAVIMSERLVKDDVYTSVHIEEYESESRDTKLGPEEITRDIPNVGEDALRNLDDRGIIRIGAEVRDGDILVGKVTPKGVTELTAEERLLHAIFGEKAREVRDTSLRVPHGAGGIILDVKVFNREDGDELSPGVNQLVRAYIVQKRKISVGDKMAGRHGNKGVISRILPEEDMPFLPDGTPVDIMLNPLGVPSRMNIGQVLELHLGMASRLLGVHMASPVFDGANEEDVWNTMEEAGLNRDGKTILYDGRSGEPFDNRVSVGVMYMIKLAHMVDDKLHARSTGPYSLVTQQPLGGKAQFGGQRFGEMEVWALEAYGAAYTLQEILTVKSDDVVGRVKTYEAIVKGESVPEPGVPESFKVLIKELQSLGMDVKMLTIDEEEIELRDLDEDDDIPAADALGILPHANEEEPVGTAE; encoded by the coding sequence AGTGAAAGAACAAGATGTCTTCATGGGTGATTTCCCACTAATGACTGAAACTGGTACTTTCGTAATAAATGGTGCTGAGCGCGTAATCGTATCTCAGTTAGTCCGTTCACCAAGTGTTTACTTCCACGACAAGACAGACAAAAACGGTAAAAAAGGTTTTGGAGCAACAGTTATTCCGAACCGTGGTGCATGGTTAGAATACGAAATCGACGCAAAAGACGTTGTATATGTTCGTATCGACCGCACAAGAAAATTGCCGGTTACTGTTTTACTTCGCGCATTAGGCTTTGGATCAGATCAAGAAATCATCGATTTAATTGGTGATAATGAATATTTACGTAACACGCTTGAAAAAGACAACACGGAAACGACTGAAAAAGCGTTACTTGAAATCTATGAGCGTCTACGTCCTGGTGAGCCACCAACTGTTGAAAGTGCAAAGAGCTTGTTATATTCACGCTTCTTTGACCCAAAACGCTATGATCTAGCAAACGTTGGTCGTTACAAAATGAACAAAAAATTGCATATTAAAAATCGTTTGTTTAACCAAACAATAGCGGAAACGCTAGTGGATCCAGAAACAGGAGAAATTTTAGTAGAAGCTGGTACTCTTATTGATCGAAGAGTATTAGATCGACTAATTCCTCATTTGGAAAATGGAATCGGATTTAGAACATTATCTCAAGTAGGTGGTGTTTTAGAAGATGATATTACAATTCAATCGATTAAAATATATGCGCCAAATGATGAAGAACAAAAAGAAATTAATGTAATTAGCAATGCGTATGTGGAAAATGAAGTTAAAAACATTACGCCTGCTGATATCGTTTCTTCTATTGGTTATTTCTTTAACCTATTATTTAATGTTGGAAACACAGATGATATTGATCATCTTGGTAACCGTCGTTTACGTTCAGTTGGAGAATTACTACAAAACCAATTCCGTATTGGTCTTTCTCGTATGGAACGTGTAGTACGTGAGCGTATGTCTATCAACGATACACAATCAATTGTTCCACAACAGTTGATCAATATTCGTCCAGTTATTGCATCTATTAAAGAATTCTTTGGTAGCTCGCAATTATCTCAGTTCATGGACCAAACAAATCCACTTGCTGAACTTACGCACAAACGTCGTCTATCAGCTCTTGGGCCTGGTGGTTTAACACGTGAGCGTGCTGGCTTTGAAGTACGTGACGTTCATTATTCTCACTATGGTCGTATGTGTCCGATTGAAACACCTGAGGGTCCAAACATTGGTCTTATTAACTCACTTTCTAGCTTTGCAAAAGTGAATAAATTTGGTTTTATTGAAACTCCATACCGTCGTGTTGACCCTGAAACAGGTCTAGTAACTTCTCGTATTGATTATCTAACTGCTGATGAAGAAGATAACTATGTAGTAGCGCAAGCAAATTCTCTATTAACAGATGAAGGTGCATTTGCGAAAGAAGAAGTAGTAGGACGTTTCCGTGGCGATAACACAGTATTTAGAAGAGAACAAATCGATTACATGGACGTTTCGCCGAAACAAGTAGTTTCTGCTGCAACTGCATGTATTCCTTTCTTAGAAAATGATGACTCGAACCGTGCCCTAATGGGAGCGAACATGCAACGTCAAGCTGTTCCATTGTTAAATCCTGAAGCTCCATTTGTTGGAACAGGAATGGAACATGTGAATGCGCGTGATTCTGGTGCTGCTGTAATTGCAAAGTATCATGGAATTGTTGAGCATGTTGAAGCTAAAGAAATTAGAGTTCGTCGCATCGAAGAAGTGGATGGAAAAGAAGTAAAAGGTGACTTAACTTCTTACAAAGTGCACAAATTTGAACGTTCGAATCATGGTACATCGATTAACCAGCGTCCAATTGTGAAAGTTGGAGATCGTGTTAAACCACTTGATATTCTTGCAGATGGTCCATCTATGGAAAAAGGAGAATTAGCATTAGGTCGTAACGTGCTAGTTGCCTTTATGACATGGGATGGTTACAACTATGAGGATGCTGTTATTATGAGTGAACGTCTCGTGAAAGACGACGTATATACTTCAGTGCATATTGAAGAATATGAATCAGAATCACGTGATACGAAGCTTGGGCCAGAAGAAATTACGAGAGACATTCCAAACGTCGGAGAAGATGCATTACGCAATTTAGATGACCGTGGAATTATCCGTATCGGTGCTGAAGTTCGTGATGGTGACATCTTAGTTGGTAAAGTAACACCAAAAGGGGTTACAGAACTTACTGCAGAAGAACGTTTACTACATGCTATCTTTGGTGAAAAAGCTCGAGAAGTTCGCGATACATCTCTACGTGTACCACATGGTGCTGGTGGGATTATCCTAGATGTAAAAGTATTTAATCGTGAAGATGGTGATGAGCTATCTCCAGGAGTTAACCAATTAGTTCGCGCTTATATTGTTCAAAAACGTAAAATTTCCGTTGGGGATAAAATGGCTGGACGTCATGGTAACAAAGGTGTTATCTCGCGTATCCTTCCAGAAGAAGATATGCCATTCCTTCCAGATGGAACACCAGTTGATATCATGTTAAATCCTCTTGGTGTACCTTCACGTATGAACATTGGTCAAGTATTAGAGCTTCACTTAGGTATGGCTTCTAGACTTTTAGGTGTTCATATGGCTTCACCAGTATTTGACGGTGCCAACGAAGAAGACGTTTGGAACACGATGGAAGAAGCAGGACTTAACCGTGATGGTAAAACAATTTTATACGATGGTCGTTCAGGCGAACCATTTGATAACCGCGTTTCTGTAGGGGTTATGTATATGATCAAACTTGCCCACATGGTTGATGATAAACTTCATGCTCGTTCAACTGGACCTTACTCACTAGTTACGCAACAACCTCTTGGAGGGAAAGCGCAATTTGGTGGTCAGCGTTTCGGAGAGATGGAAGTATGGGCACTTGAAGCTTATGGTGCTGCTTATACATTGCAAGAAATTTTAACTGTTAAATCCGATGACGTTGTTGGGCGTGTAAAAACGTATGAAGCAATTGTTAAAGGTGAAAGTGTACCAGAACCTGGAGTTCCAGAATCATTCAAAGTATTGATTAAAGAATTACAAAGTTTAGGTATGGACGTTAAAATGTTAACGATTGACGAAGAAGAAATTGAACTTCGTGATTTAGATGAAGATGACGATATTCCTGCTGCTGATGCGCTTGGAATTTTGCCACATGCGAATGAAGAGGAACCAGTCGGTACAGCGGAATAA
- the rpsL gene encoding 30S ribosomal protein S12: MPTINQLVRKPRKSNITKSKSPALGKGYNSFKKSATNLNSPQKRGVCTRVGTMTPKKPNSALRKYARVRLTNTLEVTAYIPGEGHNLQEHSVVLIRGGRVKDLPGVRYHIVRGALDTAGVNGRMQSRSLYGAKRPKEKKN, translated from the coding sequence ATGCCTACAATTAACCAATTGGTACGTAAGCCTCGTAAATCCAATATCACGAAATCAAAGTCTCCAGCATTAGGAAAAGGCTATAACAGCTTTAAAAAATCAGCTACAAATCTTAACTCGCCACAAAAGCGTGGGGTTTGTACTCGTGTTGGTACTATGACGCCGAAGAAACCAAACTCAGCACTTCGTAAATATGCGCGTGTACGTTTAACAAATACGTTAGAGGTTACTGCTTATATTCCAGGAGAAGGACACAACCTACAAGAACATAGTGTTGTACTTATCCGTGGAGGACGTGTAAAAGACTTACCAGGGGTACGTTATCATATCGTACGTGGTGCTCTTGATACAGCTGGAGTTAATGGTCGTATGCAAAGCCGTTCTTTATACGGTGCAAAACGCCCGAAAGAAAAGAAAAACTAA